The sequence GGAGAGGCTCGGCGATGGTGTTCCCCCCCGCGATCGATCTCCGGGAGTTCATGACGGCGTCGTGCACCACGCGGTTGCCCGTGCTCGCGGCGGTGATTTCCAGCGCCTCCAGAATCGCCACGCCGGAGGCCACCAGGGTGCCCAGCGTGCGGGCGAATCGGACCATTGCCATCTTCAGGCACAGCGGGCCGACCACCGGGGAAGCCAGCAGCAGGCGGTCCAGAACCAGGCGGGCGCGAGGGGTGGCGCGGGCGCGCCCCAACCCGACCCACGCGCCCGCGGTGAAGAGAGGTGGAAGCCACCAGAATGCCCGCAGGCTCTCGGAAAGACCGATGACCAGCCGGGTGGGTAGCGGCAAGGGCAGATCCGATGCCGCGAACATCTCCTGAAAGGTCGGGATCACGAACTCGAGCAGGACCAGCAGGGCACAGGCGGCCACCACCACCACCACCGCCGGGTAGATCAGGGCGCCGCGCACCTTGCGCGAGAGACGGTCGGTTCGTTCGAGCGAGTCGGCCAGGCGCGCCAGCACTGTATCCAGCACGCCCCCCGCCTCCCCCGCGGCGACCATGCTGACGAACAGTTGACTGAATACCGCCGGATGCTCACCGAGCGCTCCCGCAAGGGTCCGGCCCGCCTCGATGTCGTGACGCACGTCGCCCACCACCGCCGCCAGCCTCGCGTTGCCGGCCTGCTCCGCGAGCACCCCCAGACTGGGCGCCAGGGGCAGGCCGGACTGGATCATGGTGGCGAACTGGCGCGCGAACACCGCGATGTCGCGCGACGGTACGCGGCCTCGGAACGGTGAACGGATCCGCCGCCACATCGCTCCGGCACCCGGGCGCCGTTGCGAGAGGGAGACCGCTCGGGATCTGCCCGCCCGCTCAAACGCCGGGAGTTCTCCCACGGGCCGCTAGGAGAGCCGCGGGTCGCCGAGCGACCGGAGCAGCTCCGCGGGATCCGGGGAACACCTCGTCGCGGCCTCCGTGGACACCTCTCCGCGCATGCGGAGCTGGCGCAGTGCATCGTTCATGGTCTGCATGCCGTGCTTTCTCCCCGCCTGCATCATCGAGGGAATCTGGTGGACCTTGCGGTCGCGGATGGCGGCGCGCACCGCCGGTGTGCAGATGAGCACCTCGCACGCCGCAACGCGCCCGCGCCCACGCGCCCGCTGCAGCAGGTTCTGGGTCACCACCCCCTCCAGCACCAGGGCCAACTGGGCACGCACCTGCGCCTGCCGTCCCGACGCGAAGACGTCGATGATGCGGTGCACCGAGGCCGCGGCCGAATTGGTGTGCAGCGTCGCCAGCACCAGGTGCCCGGTTTCCGCAATGGTCAGCGCCGCCGAGATGGTCTCGGGATCCCGCATCTCGCCGATGAGGATGACATCCGGATCCTGCCGGGTCGCCGACTTCAGAGCGGCCGCGAAGCTCATCGTGTCGGAACCCACCTCGCGCTGGCTTACGACGCAGCCCCTGGACGGATGAACGAACTCCACCGGGTCTTCGATGGTGACGATATGGCCCTTCCGGGTCTCGTTGATCCGGCTGAGCATGGCGGCCAGGGTCGTCGACTTCCCGGAACCGGTAGGCCCGGTGACCAGCACGAGGCCGTGGGGCCGCTCCACCAGGCGGCGCACCACGCCCGGAAGGCGCAGGTCCTCCAGCCTGGGGATCTCGTGGGGGATTCTGCGCAAGGCCATGGCCGGCTGGCCCCGCTGGCGATGGCAACTGCAGCGAAAGCGCGCGATGTCCGGCAGATTGAATGCGAAATCGACCTCGCCCCCCGCTGCAAGCTGCTCTCTCCGAGCCTGCGTGAGCACCGAATCCACCAGCTCCGCCGCCTCTTGCGGACCAAGCGCGCCGCCGCGGCGCGCGTCGGCAAGCTCGCCATCGATGCGAAGCCTGGGCGGGATTCCGGCCGTGACGTGCAGGTCGGAAGCGTCCCTTTCCACCATCTCCGCCAGCAGCGCACGCAGCGTGGGCGGGAAGCCGCGCCCGTCCTCAAACGGGTCCGAGGCGGGTACCGGTAAGGCCGCAGTCGTGTCCGTCATTGTCGCACGAAGAAGCGGCCGCGCATGGATTCGAGCGTTGCCGGCCCGATCCCGCGCACCTCGATCAGGTCTTCCACCCGCCCGAAACCACCCACTTCGTCACGGCGCGCGATGATTCGCGCCGCGAGCGCGGGACCGATGCCACGCACCTGCTCGAGCTCCTCGGAGGTGGCACGGTTGAGGTCGATGGCGGGCGCCACCTGATGGTTCGCAGACGAAGCGGCGTTCCGGACCGGCCGCGGCTTTGCCGTGACCACCCCGCGCACGCGCCTTCCTCCACCGCCCGCCTCCAGAGTCAGGTGCGGCGCGAGCCGCTCGATCGTCGCCGGCCCGATGCCGCGCACCCGCGTGAGCGCCCCGACATCCCCGAAGGGACCCTCCGCGCTCCGTGATTCCACGATTGCCCGGGCCGCCGCCGGCCCGATGCCGGGCAGCCGGTCGAGCTCCTCTTCGCTCGCCGTGTTCGGGTCCAGGCGCTCACCCTGGGCAAGCGGGGCCGACCGCCGCTCCTGCTCGTCGACCATCTCGCGCGAATCCGCGGCCAGCGCGTCGGCCGAAACGGTGTCGGCCTCGAGGGCGAGGGGAGGCCGCACCGCTTCCAGCCCCGCCCGCGCGGCGCCCGCCAGAAAGAGGACGCCGGCCGTGATCGCCAGGGTGCGTGATTCGTCGCGTGTCATGATACGACGATCATTCCACGGCGGGGGCGAAGGAATGGCGGTTTGGGACCTTCTTTCCTCGAACGCGCGTCACCCGTTCCGGGAGCGGATCGCCGAATGCAGCCGCAGGCCCGCTGCGGCCATCCTCAGGGAAGTCCCGCGAAGGCTCCCGCGTTGTACACGAACTGGCCCCAGAGGCCGATCTGGAACTGGGTCGAACCCAGCCGCTGGCCGATGTTCGACTGGCGGTTGGTGTAGCTGGCCTGAAAGCCGACCTGCAGCTCGGAAACGACGGTGTCCAGCGTGAGGTTGAAGGTGGCGTTGCTCTGGTCCACGAAGGGCACGCACTCGTCGTTGCCGGAGGTGATGCGACAGTCGCTCTGCCCCGCCTGATTGTAGCGCAGAGAAGCCTGGATCGGCCGTTCCAGCCGCGCTCCCAGTTCGCCCGGAGGCGTGAAGCTGCCGCTCATGGTGAAGACGTGGGTGTTTCGGCGACGGCGGGTGTCGCCCGTGGGATCGGTGCCTTCGCCGCGGGTCATGGTGGTCCGGTAGCTGGCCGAAAAGCCGCCTCCCCAGCGCACCGACACGTCGAGCGGGATGGTTGCGTCCTCCTGCAGCCGCTGCTGCTGGGTTCCCGTGCCGAAGGAGAGTCGGCGGGTGTCGACCCGGTATCCCGAGTTCACGGTGAGGCGCTCGACCACCGGCTGCATGAACGACGGCAACGGAATCGACGACGCCCTCAGGACGATGTTGGGCCAGCTGCGGGTATTCGCCGCGCGGTCGCTGCGCGTGTCGAAGGTGGCGATGTCGGTGACCGAGTAGTCCACGCTCGCGGTGATTCCCGGCAGGAGCGTGACCCCCGAACCCGTGGCCCAGCCGTTCCGGTCCACGAGCGTGGCCGCGGTGGCCCCGTCCACCACCCGGAAGCCGTCAAGATCGCTCAGCCCGAACTGATACCGCACATCCGGGTCCAGCACCTCGCGGTTGAAGCGCGAGGTGAGGCCGTCCTGCCAGTTGACCGTAATGGGCGAGAGCGCGCCGGCGAGACGGCGCATCGTCCCCTGGGGCGCAGCGTCGGACACGCCCGGCCTGGGCGGGCCGCCCCGGGCGAGCGTCCCCGGGTCGAAGATGACGGAAGCGCTCGCGCTCCGCTGTCCGCCCACGTTGCGCTGGAGGTCGCGCAGCGTGTCCGCCTCCGCCACCTGGCGCCGCACGAGGGTGGCGTTGCGGTCGGAACTGTAGGTGGTCGTCCAGGTCAGCGTCCACTGCAGCCAGTCGGCGGGTCGGGGTCCCCAGCGCATGTTGGTGCGAACCCGGCGATTGGTCTCCCAGCCCAGATCGATGCCCCCCGGTGACCACCGCTCCCGCGCCAGCAGCGGCCGCACCGCCGGATCCCTGACCGCGAGTTCCGGAGCCAGCAGATCGCGGGTGGAAGTGAAGTCGGTGGTCGCGGTCACGGACTGAAAAGGCCGAAAGATGATGCGCGCATCCGTATCCACGCCTCTCCGGGGAGACCGGGTGCGGGTCGCGGCGGAGTCGCCGGGCAGGCGCAGGATCTGCTCGTAGCGATAGGTCTGGTTGCGCTGGTTGGCGTAGGATGCCCCGAACCCGATCCGCTCCGGGCTCCAGCGCAGACGGCTCGCCAGCACCCGCTCCTCCAGCGATTCCGGAAGCAGGGCACGCACCACACCACCCAGAAAGCCCGGAACCACCGGCAGGGTGCGCGGCTCCAGCGCCCGGTCGTAGCCCACCCGCGCGTCCACCACCCGCGAATCCGAGTCCGAGGTGGCGGTCGCCGACTGCGACGACGAGTACCCGGCGCGCGCGCTCAGCCCGTCCAGGAAGATCGCCGCCAGCGGGTTGCTGGAGGGCGTCCGTTTGCGGAACGACAGCCCGACGCGGGTTCGGTCGAAGGCGACCTTGCGCAGCCCCTCGAGCCGGTCGGCGCGGATATCGCTCCTCAGCAGGAAGGTGGGATCCTGGCCGGAGGTGGTATGCGAAACGGTCAGCGGCAGCTCGATTCCCCAGGACGCGGGGGTGAAGCGGCTCAGCTGCAGCGTCGAGTTCGCCGTCCACTGCTGGTCGCGCTGGTAGCTGGGATCGCCTTCCAACTGGCGGAACAGGGCGCCCCGGTCGGAGACCGAGATGCGCGTGGTCATGAAGTCGGACGCGTTCAGGTCCACGTTCAGGTGGCTGGCAAGTCCGCGGTCGGTGACGGCCCTGGAGAGACGGAAATCATTGATCCACACTTCGCCGTCGTCGGGGAAGTCGCCCTCGTTCCAGACGCCCAGCGACAGCTCGCGCACCTGCGAGAGATTGGGGGCGCGCGCCCGGCCCTGAAGCACCACCGCGTAGGTCGAGTCGGCGCTCCAGACCACCAGCGCCGGCGCGCCCGCGGTCGGCGGATCCTCGATGAGCCGCTGCTCCGCCTCGCTGCGCAATTCGAGCCAGCGGTCGAAGTCCACCAGAACCTCCGGGAGCCAGTCCTCGGCCCGGGTTCCGTCGGGATCCACAGCCGGTTCCAGCGGTGTGCGGTAGAGATAGAAGTTGTCCTCGTCGCTCCCGACCTTCAGGAAGAAATACACAGGACGGCCCATCCCCCAGTCGCCTCGGCGCGCCAGTGCCCAGATGCGCGCCTGCCTGTAGGTGAGGAAGTTCCTGGGACGCTGGGGAAAGCGGTGATAGACCTCCGCCCTCTCCCCGGGGGGAAGCCCCCTGTAGGTGATGCCGAGCGCCTTCTCGCTGAACTCCACGCCCTGCGCCCCCAAGGCGCTGACGGGATCGTCGAGCTGTTCCACGACGCCGGGCGGCGGATGGTAGGCGGCACCCACCTCCACCGCGCCCACCGGGCTCACCTCGATGGCGCCTCCCGTCCCCGGGTCATCGCCGGTCATTCCGGTGAGCACCCCCTCGCCCGCGCGCTTCACCCAGCGCGAGCCCACCAGGCGCATGCGCGCCAGCACGGCCGCGCCGTCGCCGTTGCCGGTGATCGTGAGACGCAGGTGCTTGACGGCGCGAAAATCGCCGTCGGTGAAGATCCCGCCGGGATTGATCGCCTGCGGCCCGCGCAGCGGAATCCGGTAAAGGCGGAACTGGGTTCCGGTCTCGATGGTGTCGCGCACCAGGTAGGGGGAGGATCCGTCGAGCTCCACCAGGTAGCGCATGTAGCGCTCGTCGATGTCCAGATTGCCGTCCCCGTCCAGGTCTTCCGAGTCCGGACGTCCGTTGCCCCGGGTGCAGTTGACCCTGGGGTCGCCGATGCGGTAGACGACCGCCCGGGTCGCCAGGCACGCCTCGTCCCACAGCCCGCGCTGGTCAAGCTCGTCGTTCCATATCTCGCCCTGGCGCGGGTCGGCTTCCTGGTCGAGCGCACCGAGTCCCCACGTGTTTCCGCCCTCGCGGGTCCCGCCGGTGAGCCCGTTGGCGTCCACGAACAGCGCATCCTCGCTCACCGTCCCCAGGTCGAAGACGAGGGTAAGTTCCTCACCCCCCGCGATGTACAGATCCAGAAACTCGGTCCGGGTCAGGTCGAGGCCGGTGCTCGCGAGATTGGCGGTGATCGAGCGCCAGCGCCTGCGGTCGAACCGTCCCCCGGCGGCGCCGTCGCCGACCCCGAAGGTGAGCAGCAGCCCGGGTTCGCGGAACTCGTTGCCCGCAAAGTTGATCTGCCGGTCGATGTCGTTGCGGGGGAGAAAGCCCTCGAAGACGCCCGTGCTATCGCCGCTTGCCCCTTCGGTAATCCAGGTATGCTGCCACTGGAGGGAGGCGATGTCGCCGGCGCCGAGCTCCGGCGGAAGGGCCTCGAGCGCGCCGTCGCGAAACTGCGGCGCGCTTCCCAGCCGCCAGCCCGTGCTCAGGCTGGAGAGCGGAAGGTCGCTCGTGGAATCGAAGTCGTGCAGGTAGACGTCGCCCGCGGTGTTCGGGCTCGGCAGAGAGAGCGCCATCTCCCCGTTCACGCTCAGCCGCGAGATGCCCGAGTGCGCCAGCCCGGGGATCCGGTCCAGCGCCCGGTCCAGGGCCGGCAGTTCCAGGTCCATGCGTCCGTTCAGGCCACCCAGAACGATCGAAGCCGGCTCGACGCCAAGCTGGGGCCGGCGCAGGAGCCCCCTCTCGCGCTGGTACAGCCCGAGGAAGTTGAGCTCTCCCGCATCCCCGAGCGCGGTGCTGGCGTTCATGCCGAAGACCGAGGTCGGAGCGATCTGAAAGAGCGCCTGCTGCTCCCAGGTGGCGCGCAGGTCCCCCTGCGGGTCGCTGGCGAAGAGATTCTCCGCGTCGAGCAGCTGCACCTGTCCCATGTCGTAGTCGATGACGTAGTCGGTGCGCGCCTCGAGCGCGCGGTCTCCGAAGAACAGCCGCTCGCTGCCGTCGCGGATGCCCAGCGCACCCAGCGAGAAGGACGAGATGAGCCCCTCGCTGCGCACGCGGAAGGGAATGGTGAGCCAGTAGAGCCCGGCGTTCTCACGCTCGTAGGGATCGACTGCGTCGTAGATCTCCGGGTTGGCGTCCCCCGCAAGGATCTCGGAGGTCTCTTCGGCGGAGAGCCCCAGCGAGTATATCGGCGGTGGCTCGGCGAAGGGCCTGAGGGTCGGGAAGATGATGAAGGTGCCGGAAACCGCGGGCTGTTCCTCGAAGTCGTCGGCGGCGGGCTTGTAGACGTAGGCACGGTCGATGACATCGACGGGAGACTCCTCGTCGAGCCCGAGCAGCTTCAGGTAGGTGATGTCCTCTCCGGCGAGGCCGCGGGTGAAGGTTCTTCCGGCGCTCAGCTCGCCGACGGAGATGTCGAGCGATACCGACGGGATCTCCACGTCATTCGAGCCCGATACCCGGTAGACCTGGTGCATCTCCAGGTCCCAGGTGGGCCGGCCCGGCTGGTGGTTGGGCTCCGATGCGCGCAGCAGCGAAAGGCGGGGACGTCCCCCCTCGTTGTGAATGCGCTCCGGGTTGTAGTCGCCGATGGTGTCGCCGGCCGCGGTGACATAGGTGACCGCCAGCATCTCGTCGCGGCGCAGCGGGCTGCGGAGCGCGATCCACAGGCCGCTCGGATGGACGAAGTAGTCGACCCCCGCCTGCAAGTAGCGGAACCACCCTGATTCCGTCACCGTGTCGTCCCCGAGCGTGGCCGAGGCGTCGGCCTGGATATAGCCCTCCACCTGCTGGCGGGTGACGGGGTCGTTCTCGAAGCGGTAGAGCTGAATCGGTTCCGCGCCCGGGATGGCGGAGGAGGGTACCGTGCTGGGATCCGCCCCAAGGACGTCGATGTGCGGGTAGTCGAAGAGGTTGCGCGGGTCGGCGAGGAAGAAGAACTGGCCGCGCACGTAGTCGGCATTGTCGACCACGATGGTGTCCTCCTGCACGAAGGCGCGGTCGGTGCCCGCTCCCGCCAGGCGGAACTCCCGCGAGGACAGGTCGCCCCGCTGTTGCGCGAACACGGTCTCGAAGTCCACCGGGCCCAGCTGGCCGGTGGCCCGCAACCCGAAGTTGCCGGCCGGAATGCCCTCGGTGAGGAAGCGCGAATCGGGCAGCCCGAAGGTCACGTCCCCGACCTCGACGCCCTGGAGAATCTCGTCCTCCACGCCCTCATAGAAGACGTTGATGTTGTTGGTGGCCGAGAACTCGCGGGTCTGGTCGTAATCGACGTTCACCACGATCCGCTCCGAGATGGTGCCACCCATCTGGACTCCGAACTGGAGTTCAGGCACGAGCCGGGGCAGAAGTCCGGGCTGGCACCCCAGCTGGATGCCGGCATCGCAGGGACGGAAGCGGGTCCAGTCGCCCCCGAACTCGGCCCTCCCCCGGATGCGCGCGTCCAGCCCCCGCAACTCGATCGGCCCGGCCCCGGGGATGGCGACGGCCTCCGGCTCGGGAGGGAGTTCGGGAAGGAAACCCACCGGACCGGCATCCGCCGGGTCCGCTTCCGGGGAGGGGCGGGTGATGCGGCCCGCGAGCACAGCGCCCGGCCGCAGGAGGGACGCGGCGCCGGGGCCCGGTTGCCCGAGCACGGCGGGCCGGAACCATGGCGAGCCGGCGCCCGGCACGGGATCGAAGGCGACCGGGAAGAGCAGCGGGACGCGCGCCAGCCCGAGGGAGGCCAGCACCGGCGGAGGGAGAGGCGTGGAGGCGAGCTGGGGCGGCGGCGGAAAGAGCCCCCGCCAGTCCACGGCGTCCGGGCCGGGGGCGGCCTGGGGGGCGGCGGCCGCCGGCACGAGGAGCCCGAGCGCCGGAAGCATCGCGGCCATCCGCCAACCCATCCCACCGGGACCACGGACACGCTGCCGGTGTACGGTGCGAGTTGAGGGAGGCTCGCTCAACGCCCAACCCGCAACCGGCTACGGATGAACATACTCACGCGTTATCTGATCCGGGCGCACGTGGCGCCGTTCTTCTTCTCGCTCACCGTGCTCACCGGCCTCTTCTTTCTCAACCTGGTCGCCCTGCGGATGGGCGCGCTGATGGGCAAGGGACTGCCGTGGCAGGTCTATGCCGAGTTCATGCTTCTCTCGCTCCCCCACACGCTCGCGCTCACCATTCCCATGTCCGTGCTGGTTGCCGTGCTCTACGCCTTCTCGGAGCTGGCGGAAGCCAACGAGATCACCGCGATGTCCGCGGGCGGCGTGCGCCCCGCCCGCGTTCTGGTTCCGATGCTCGCCGCGGGCACGATCACGGCCGGCGTGGTCTTCGTGCTGCACGACCGGGTGCTCCCGGAGTCCAATCATCGTCTCAAGAACCTCATGGTCGACGTCCAGGGAAAGAGCCCCACGTTCCGCCTGCGCGAGCAGGTGATCAACGAGATCCAGGCCGTGAACGGCGCCACTCGCTACTTCCTGCAGGCGCACAGCATCGACCCGCTTACCAACGAGCTCGAGGATGTCACCATCTTCGACGTTAGCGAATACGACCAATATCGCACCATCTATGCCAACCGGGGCACGATGGCGTTCGACGAGAGCGGCACCGATCTCTTTCTGACCCTCTTCGACGGCAATGCCTACGAGGTGAGCGACGTGCGGCCGTCCGGCTTCCGGCAACTGGCCTTCGCCCGGCAGATCATCCCCATGCGCGGCGTCGCGGACGTGCTGGAACGCAGCGACAGCGAGCAGCGCGGCGACCGCGAGATGTCCACGGCCATGCTGGCGGAGGAGGTGCGCAAGGCCCGCGAAGAGCTGGCTGAAGTGCGGCGCGCGAGCCTGGGGCGCTCCCGTGGCGCGCTGCGCGAAGCTCTGGGACTCGAGGCGGTGGAAGGCGAAGAGATCGACGATCTGCTGCCCCCAGGCGCGCTCGAAAGCCAGCGCCGCATCATCGGCGACCTGGGCCTGACCCCGCCGGACCAGCTCACCGAGGCGGTCACCGCCAACCTGCGCACCAACGCCGTGCGCGAGGAGGGACTGCTGCTCAATGTGAACCGCTACCGGGTGGAGTGGCACAAGAAGTGGGCGATCGCAACCGCCTGCTTCATCTTCGTGCTCGTGGGGGCCCCGCTCGCGATCCGCTTCCCCCGGGGCGGGCTCGGTACCGTGATTGTCCTCTCCGGCGCCATCTTCGCCATCTACTGGACGACCCTGATCGGAGGTGAGTCGCTCGCCGACCGGGGCCG comes from Gammaproteobacteria bacterium and encodes:
- a CDS encoding type II secretion system F family protein, whose protein sequence is MWRRIRSPFRGRVPSRDIAVFARQFATMIQSGLPLAPSLGVLAEQAGNARLAAVVGDVRHDIEAGRTLAGALGEHPAVFSQLFVSMVAAGEAGGVLDTVLARLADSLERTDRLSRKVRGALIYPAVVVVVAACALLVLLEFVIPTFQEMFAASDLPLPLPTRLVIGLSESLRAFWWLPPLFTAGAWVGLGRARATPRARLVLDRLLLASPVVGPLCLKMAMVRFARTLGTLVASGVAILEALEITAASTGNRVVHDAVMNSRRSIAGGNTIAEPLRASGIFPPMVLQMIHVGEQTGGLDEMLAKIADFYDDETGRSIEALLAAFEPAMATVLGVVVGGMIVSMYLPIFDMINVVG
- a CDS encoding type IV pilus twitching motility protein PilT, with the protein product MTDTTAALPVPASDPFEDGRGFPPTLRALLAEMVERDASDLHVTAGIPPRLRIDGELADARRGGALGPQEAAELVDSVLTQARREQLAAGGEVDFAFNLPDIARFRCSCHRQRGQPAMALRRIPHEIPRLEDLRLPGVVRRLVERPHGLVLVTGPTGSGKSTTLAAMLSRINETRKGHIVTIEDPVEFVHPSRGCVVSQREVGSDTMSFAAALKSATRQDPDVILIGEMRDPETISAALTIAETGHLVLATLHTNSAAASVHRIIDVFASGRQAQVRAQLALVLEGVVTQNLLQRARGRGRVAACEVLICTPAVRAAIRDRKVHQIPSMMQAGRKHGMQTMNDALRQLRMRGEVSTEAATRCSPDPAELLRSLGDPRLS
- a CDS encoding helix-hairpin-helix domain-containing protein; translated protein: MTRDESRTLAITAGVLFLAGAARAGLEAVRPPLALEADTVSADALAADSREMVDEQERRSAPLAQGERLDPNTASEEELDRLPGIGPAAARAIVESRSAEGPFGDVGALTRVRGIGPATIERLAPHLTLEAGGGGRRVRGVVTAKPRPVRNAASSANHQVAPAIDLNRATSEELEQVRGIGPALAARIIARRDEVGGFGRVEDLIEVRGIGPATLESMRGRFFVRQ
- the sprA gene encoding cell surface protein SprA, whose protein sequence is MAAMLPALGLLVPAAAAPQAAPGPDAVDWRGLFPPPPQLASTPLPPPVLASLGLARVPLLFPVAFDPVPGAGSPWFRPAVLGQPGPGAASLLRPGAVLAGRITRPSPEADPADAGPVGFLPELPPEPEAVAIPGAGPIELRGLDARIRGRAEFGGDWTRFRPCDAGIQLGCQPGLLPRLVPELQFGVQMGGTISERIVVNVDYDQTREFSATNNINVFYEGVEDEILQGVEVGDVTFGLPDSRFLTEGIPAGNFGLRATGQLGPVDFETVFAQQRGDLSSREFRLAGAGTDRAFVQEDTIVVDNADYVRGQFFFLADPRNLFDYPHIDVLGADPSTVPSSAIPGAEPIQLYRFENDPVTRQQVEGYIQADASATLGDDTVTESGWFRYLQAGVDYFVHPSGLWIALRSPLRRDEMLAVTYVTAAGDTIGDYNPERIHNEGGRPRLSLLRASEPNHQPGRPTWDLEMHQVYRVSGSNDVEIPSVSLDISVGELSAGRTFTRGLAGEDITYLKLLGLDEESPVDVIDRAYVYKPAADDFEEQPAVSGTFIIFPTLRPFAEPPPIYSLGLSAEETSEILAGDANPEIYDAVDPYERENAGLYWLTIPFRVRSEGLISSFSLGALGIRDGSERLFFGDRALEARTDYVIDYDMGQVQLLDAENLFASDPQGDLRATWEQQALFQIAPTSVFGMNASTALGDAGELNFLGLYQRERGLLRRPQLGVEPASIVLGGLNGRMDLELPALDRALDRIPGLAHSGISRLSVNGEMALSLPSPNTAGDVYLHDFDSTSDLPLSSLSTGWRLGSAPQFRDGALEALPPELGAGDIASLQWQHTWITEGASGDSTGVFEGFLPRNDIDRQINFAGNEFREPGLLLTFGVGDGAAGGRFDRRRWRSITANLASTGLDLTRTEFLDLYIAGGEELTLVFDLGTVSEDALFVDANGLTGGTREGGNTWGLGALDQEADPRQGEIWNDELDQRGLWDEACLATRAVVYRIGDPRVNCTRGNGRPDSEDLDGDGNLDIDERYMRYLVELDGSSPYLVRDTIETGTQFRLYRIPLRGPQAINPGGIFTDGDFRAVKHLRLTITGNGDGAAVLARMRLVGSRWVKRAGEGVLTGMTGDDPGTGGAIEVSPVGAVEVGAAYHPPPGVVEQLDDPVSALGAQGVEFSEKALGITYRGLPPGERAEVYHRFPQRPRNFLTYRQARIWALARRGDWGMGRPVYFFLKVGSDEDNFYLYRTPLEPAVDPDGTRAEDWLPEVLVDFDRWLELRSEAEQRLIEDPPTAGAPALVVWSADSTYAVVLQGRARAPNLSQVRELSLGVWNEGDFPDDGEVWINDFRLSRAVTDRGLASHLNVDLNASDFMTTRISVSDRGALFRQLEGDPSYQRDQQWTANSTLQLSRFTPASWGIELPLTVSHTTSGQDPTFLLRSDIRADRLEGLRKVAFDRTRVGLSFRKRTPSSNPLAAIFLDGLSARAGYSSSQSATATSDSDSRVVDARVGYDRALEPRTLPVVPGFLGGVVRALLPESLEERVLASRLRWSPERIGFGASYANQRNQTYRYEQILRLPGDSAATRTRSPRRGVDTDARIIFRPFQSVTATTDFTSTRDLLAPELAVRDPAVRPLLARERWSPGGIDLGWETNRRVRTNMRWGPRPADWLQWTLTWTTTYSSDRNATLVRRQVAEADTLRDLQRNVGGQRSASASVIFDPGTLARGGPPRPGVSDAAPQGTMRRLAGALSPITVNWQDGLTSRFNREVLDPDVRYQFGLSDLDGFRVVDGATAATLVDRNGWATGSGVTLLPGITASVDYSVTDIATFDTRSDRAANTRSWPNIVLRASSIPLPSFMQPVVERLTVNSGYRVDTRRLSFGTGTQQQRLQEDATIPLDVSVRWGGGFSASYRTTMTRGEGTDPTGDTRRRRNTHVFTMSGSFTPPGELGARLERPIQASLRYNQAGQSDCRITSGNDECVPFVDQSNATFNLTLDTVVSELQVGFQASYTNRQSNIGQRLGSTQFQIGLWGQFVYNAGAFAGLP
- a CDS encoding LptF/LptG family permease; the encoded protein is MNILTRYLIRAHVAPFFFSLTVLTGLFFLNLVALRMGALMGKGLPWQVYAEFMLLSLPHTLALTIPMSVLVAVLYAFSELAEANEITAMSAGGVRPARVLVPMLAAGTITAGVVFVLHDRVLPESNHRLKNLMVDVQGKSPTFRLREQVINEIQAVNGATRYFLQAHSIDPLTNELEDVTIFDVSEYDQYRTIYANRGTMAFDESGTDLFLTLFDGNAYEVSDVRPSGFRQLAFARQIIPMRGVADVLERSDSEQRGDREMSTAMLAEEVRKAREELAEVRRASLGRSRGALREALGLEAVEGEEIDDLLPPGALESQRRIIGDLGLTPPDQLTEAVTANLRTNAVREEGLLLNVNRYRVEWHKKWAIATACFIFVLVGAPLAIRFPRGGLGTVIVLSGAIFAIYWTTLIGGESLADRGRLEPNVAMWISNVIFLAAGVWLSSRMGRAVSAPRDSGRGVIRQLLANRVRRSADA